One part of the Anaerolineae bacterium genome encodes these proteins:
- a CDS encoding MFS transporter → MSAASTPARPRLLAALYYLTYFAAGGAIYPYFNVYYQSVGMTNQEIGVLAALPTVMSLFASPFWSGLADRLGLHHILLPGLLLATTVPALLLTGAQSFAALAALVLLYMFLLSPVIPLAENAIVTMLNRDRNVYGSVRLWGAVGFGIASLATGYAATTWGFRVNFFIYSALALVAVLVASRLPAVTTLPTEAYFTRLRQLAANVHWRSFMIAVLLVGVGYAIYDNFSAIYLRDLGAAPDLLGLAFLLSTVSEVPIFFYSPVLMRRLTLRGMILMALLAFAVRGLAWSLVTTPEWGLAVQLLHGVSFSALWTAGVLYVSQIAPPGLGASAQSLFTVALMGLGRAVGALLGASLYDGLGAPQAFRWAGLIALAGAGVFILTQRRADRQVGAEQA, encoded by the coding sequence ATGAGCGCCGCGTCTACCCCTGCCCGTCCGCGCCTGTTGGCCGCCCTGTACTACCTGACTTACTTCGCCGCCGGTGGGGCTATTTACCCGTATTTCAACGTCTACTACCAGAGCGTGGGCATGACCAACCAGGAGATCGGCGTGCTGGCCGCCCTGCCCACGGTGATGAGCCTGTTCGCTTCGCCCTTCTGGAGCGGGCTGGCCGACCGGCTGGGGCTGCATCACATCCTGCTGCCCGGCCTGCTGCTGGCGACAACCGTCCCGGCGCTGCTGCTGACCGGGGCGCAGAGCTTCGCTGCCCTGGCCGCGCTGGTGTTGCTGTACATGTTCCTGCTCTCGCCGGTCATCCCGCTGGCGGAAAACGCGATCGTGACCATGCTCAACCGCGACCGGAACGTGTACGGCTCGGTACGGTTGTGGGGGGCGGTTGGCTTTGGGATTGCTTCGCTGGCGACCGGCTACGCGGCGACGACCTGGGGCTTCCGCGTCAACTTCTTCATCTACAGCGCCCTGGCGCTGGTAGCGGTTCTGGTGGCCTCGCGCCTGCCCGCGGTGACCACCCTGCCAACCGAGGCGTACTTTACCCGCCTGCGCCAGCTGGCGGCCAACGTTCACTGGCGCAGCTTCATGATCGCCGTACTGCTGGTTGGCGTTGGCTACGCGATCTATGACAACTTCTCGGCTATCTACCTGCGCGATCTGGGGGCCGCGCCGGACCTGCTAGGCCTGGCGTTCCTGCTTTCTACCGTCAGCGAGGTGCCGATCTTCTTCTATTCGCCTGTCCTCATGCGCCGTCTAACCCTGCGCGGGATGATCCTGATGGCACTGCTGGCCTTCGCCGTGCGCGGGCTGGCGTGGTCGCTGGTAACCACGCCGGAATGGGGCCTGGCGGTGCAACTCCTGCACGGGGTATCGTTCTCGGCGCTGTGGACGGCAGGCGTGCTGTACGTCAGCCAGATCGCCCCACCGGGACTGGGCGCCAGCGCGCAATCGCTGTTCACGGTGGCGCTCATGGGATTGGGACGGGCGGTCGGAGCGCTGCTGGGCGCATCCCTGTACGATGGGCTGGGGGCGCCCCAGGCTTTCCGCTGGGCGGGGCTGATCGCCCTGGCCGGGGCCGGGGTGTTCATCCTGACGCAGCGCCGCGCGGATCGGCAGGTGGGCGCCGAACAGGCATAG
- the cdd gene encoding cytidine deaminase, producing MLDDATRQRLIAAALQARQRAYAPYSRYSVGAALLTADGALFTGCNVENASYGATICAERTAVVKAVSEGAREFTAIAIATRNAGSPCGICRQVLYEFAPEMIVILVDEAGQVAHEGPLTDLLPRGFRPEHLA from the coding sequence ATGCTCGATGACGCGACCCGGCAGCGGCTGATCGCCGCTGCGTTGCAGGCCCGGCAACGGGCTTACGCGCCCTATTCCCGCTACAGCGTCGGCGCCGCCCTGCTGACGGCGGATGGGGCGCTTTTCACTGGCTGCAATGTGGAAAACGCCAGCTACGGCGCGACAATCTGCGCGGAACGGACGGCCGTCGTCAAGGCGGTCAGCGAGGGCGCGCGGGAGTTCACAGCCATCGCCATTGCCACGCGCAACGCCGGATCGCCGTGCGGCATTTGCCGTCAGGTACTGTATGAGTTCGCGCCGGAGATGATCGTAATCCTGGTGGACGAGGCCGGCCAGGTGGCTCATGAAGGGCCGCTAACCGACCTGCTGCCGCGGGGTTTCCGTCCGGAGCATCTGGCATGA
- a CDS encoding ADP-ribosylglycohydrolase family protein produces MATSRQLSRADYADHLRAMWLGQAIANWTGLTTEGDKQSPPFYTDDDWGRDPGQGSAIDFVFQDPWLADDDTDIEYLYMHLIQKHNTPLLSPEQIAAGWVQHVNDAIWGGTPERQWMQWGALPPVTGMGPVNDTYLMNTAQLITEAFGALAPGMPDQALRLADLPIRTIAGGYSAHAAQFHIVLYSLAAQVDPQQSRREQILWLVEQARQYLPDISKAADVVDVVLADYLANPNVDDWERTRDLIYERYHDRARDNGFVYRGWLESSVNFATGLMALLYGEGDYTRTVQIGTLSGWDSDNGTATMGGLLGLLLGYDALAAEFPDVTLSDRYSIHRTRPTLPDYLPDDPAAEDTFSMMAGRMLPYVERTIVEAGGSADGDRWTLPPLPEADPLSLNPLVQLYRRSANNQVRLAGGNVETSATGERSAALTRAFADGVEHDFSGREVMRPSRIYSASPENGVVTFTVTYDRPVEVGTIRFIEGGDSGFTTIAAEIQLDGVWQPIPEGTFQLATPNPDIPLQMIDFVLPEPVQATGIRVTGNAGGVFAKVTIMELDALAEAP; encoded by the coding sequence GTGGCGACTTCACGACAGCTCAGCCGGGCCGACTATGCCGATCATCTGCGGGCGATGTGGCTGGGCCAGGCCATTGCTAACTGGACTGGCCTGACAACTGAAGGCGATAAGCAAAGTCCGCCATTCTACACCGACGACGACTGGGGGCGTGATCCGGGACAGGGTTCTGCCATTGACTTCGTCTTCCAGGACCCCTGGCTGGCGGACGATGATACCGACATCGAGTACCTGTACATGCACCTGATCCAGAAGCACAACACCCCGCTGCTATCGCCGGAGCAGATCGCGGCGGGCTGGGTACAACACGTCAACGATGCGATCTGGGGTGGTACGCCGGAGCGCCAGTGGATGCAATGGGGCGCGCTGCCGCCCGTGACCGGCATGGGGCCGGTCAACGACACATACCTGATGAACACCGCCCAGCTGATAACCGAGGCCTTCGGCGCTCTGGCTCCGGGCATGCCGGATCAGGCCCTGCGGCTGGCTGATCTGCCCATTCGCACCATTGCTGGCGGCTATAGCGCCCACGCGGCCCAGTTCCACATCGTGCTCTACTCGCTGGCAGCGCAGGTCGATCCGCAGCAGAGCCGCCGCGAACAGATTCTCTGGCTGGTTGAGCAGGCCCGCCAGTACCTGCCGGACATATCCAAAGCCGCCGATGTCGTGGATGTGGTGCTGGCTGACTACCTGGCTAATCCCAACGTGGACGACTGGGAGCGAACCCGTGATCTCATTTACGAACGGTATCATGACCGGGCACGGGATAATGGGTTCGTCTATCGCGGGTGGCTGGAGTCATCCGTGAACTTCGCCACCGGCCTGATGGCCCTGCTGTATGGTGAGGGGGATTACACCCGAACGGTGCAGATCGGCACGCTTTCCGGCTGGGATTCCGATAACGGTACGGCAACGATGGGCGGCTTGCTGGGCCTGCTGCTCGGATACGATGCCCTGGCCGCTGAGTTCCCCGATGTAACCCTTTCCGATCGCTACAGCATCCACCGCACCCGTCCTACCCTGCCTGACTATCTCCCCGATGATCCCGCTGCTGAGGACACCTTCAGTATGATGGCCGGGCGTATGTTGCCTTACGTCGAACGGACCATTGTTGAAGCAGGGGGTAGCGCCGACGGTGACCGCTGGACACTGCCGCCGCTGCCGGAAGCAGATCCGCTCAGCCTGAATCCGCTGGTGCAACTCTATCGGCGCAGCGCCAATAACCAGGTGCGTCTGGCAGGGGGGAACGTTGAGACCAGCGCCACTGGCGAGCGTTCGGCGGCCCTGACACGCGCCTTTGCTGACGGTGTCGAGCATGACTTTTCCGGGCGGGAGGTCATGCGGCCGTCGCGCATCTATTCAGCAAGTCCTGAGAACGGCGTTGTCACTTTTACGGTGACTTATGATCGGCCGGTGGAGGTAGGCACTATTCGCTTCATTGAAGGCGGCGACAGCGGTTTCACCACCATTGCTGCTGAGATTCAGCTTGACGGCGTGTGGCAACCTATCCCGGAGGGCACCTTTCAGTTGGCGACCCCCAACCCGGACATCCCACTTCAGATGATCGATTTCGTCCTGCCTGAGCCTGTCCAAGCGACCGGAATCCGGGTAACGGGGAATGCTGGCGGTGTCTTCGCAAAAGTGACGATTATGGAACTGGATGCGCTGGCCGAAGCGCCGTGA
- the recO gene encoding DNA repair protein RecO, with translation MSKERTFRTEAIILSRMDFGEADRLLTILTPHHGKLRAIAKGARKPTTRKSGHVELFARTDMLLHRGRDLLIISQAEMTEPYLPLREDLLRAAYANYVVELLDRFTTDEDEAESEALFALLDATLHRICTDSDLRIVARFYEMRLLDEVGFRPELARCVINGETIAAEDQYFSAVEGGVVCPACGEFRDGLTSISQRALHALRALQREPWTRVKALRLDALLHAEIERVMLGYLVTLLERRLQSVDFIRRVRSGV, from the coding sequence ATGAGCAAAGAGCGCACCTTCCGCACCGAGGCGATCATCCTCAGCCGCATGGATTTCGGCGAGGCCGACCGCCTGCTGACCATCCTCACCCCGCACCATGGCAAGCTACGGGCCATCGCCAAGGGTGCGCGCAAGCCCACCACGCGCAAAAGCGGCCATGTGGAACTATTCGCCCGCACCGATATGCTCCTCCATCGCGGGCGCGACCTGCTGATCATCTCCCAGGCGGAGATGACTGAGCCGTACCTGCCCCTGCGGGAAGACCTGCTCCGCGCCGCCTACGCCAACTATGTCGTCGAGTTGCTCGACCGCTTCACCACCGACGAGGATGAGGCCGAAAGCGAGGCGCTCTTTGCCCTGCTGGATGCGACCCTGCATCGTATCTGCACCGATTCCGACTTGAGGATCGTGGCCCGCTTCTACGAGATGCGCCTGCTGGATGAGGTTGGCTTCCGCCCGGAACTGGCCCGCTGTGTGATCAATGGGGAGACGATCGCCGCCGAGGATCAGTACTTCAGCGCGGTGGAAGGCGGCGTGGTCTGCCCGGCCTGCGGCGAGTTCCGCGATGGCCTGACCTCTATCAGTCAGCGCGCACTACACGCCCTGCGCGCGCTCCAGCGCGAGCCGTGGACGCGCGTCAAGGCTTTGCGCCTGGACGCGCTGCTCCACGCTGAGATCGAGCGGGTGATGCTCGGCTATCTGGTGACCCTGCTGGAGCGACGGCTGCAATCGGTCGACTTCATCCGGCGGGTGCGTTCTGGCGTCTAG
- a CDS encoding protein-L-isoaspartate(D-aspartate) O-methyltransferase, producing the protein MLAGLALSLAACGGQPTVPPGAISRPGEETIYAPTAVLATPAQLDRNFSDTAATQAAREALVSRFVAPRVSDERVVAALRKVPRHSFIPTYLLEFAYNDHPLPIGYGQTISQPSLVAIMTELLALEPGDRVLEIGTGSGYQAAILREMTDQVYTVEIIPELAAIARAVLDRLGYTDVHIDRRDGYYGWLEHAPYDAIIVTAAPDHLPSPLVDQLKPDGGRMVIPIGPVGDVQTLWLVERQGDEVTMQRLMDVRFVPFTRE; encoded by the coding sequence ATGCTGGCCGGACTGGCGCTGAGCCTGGCTGCGTGCGGCGGGCAGCCGACCGTGCCCCCCGGCGCGATCTCCCGGCCTGGCGAGGAGACGATCTACGCCCCGACTGCCGTCCTGGCTACCCCGGCGCAACTGGATCGGAACTTCAGCGACACGGCAGCCACACAGGCCGCGCGGGAAGCGCTGGTCAGCCGGTTTGTCGCCCCGCGTGTGAGCGACGAACGGGTGGTGGCGGCGCTGCGCAAAGTGCCGCGCCACAGTTTCATCCCTACTTACCTGCTGGAATTTGCCTACAACGATCACCCGCTGCCGATCGGTTACGGGCAGACGATCTCCCAACCGTCGCTGGTGGCGATCATGACCGAGCTGTTGGCGCTGGAACCGGGCGACCGCGTCCTGGAGATCGGCACTGGATCCGGCTATCAGGCGGCGATCCTGCGCGAAATGACCGACCAGGTTTACACAGTCGAGATCATCCCGGAACTGGCCGCCATCGCCCGTGCTGTGCTGGATCGGCTGGGTTATACCGATGTGCACATTGACCGCCGCGACGGGTATTACGGCTGGCTGGAGCACGCCCCTTATGACGCAATCATCGTCACCGCTGCGCCGGATCACCTGCCTTCGCCGCTGGTTGACCAGCTCAAGCCGGACGGCGGGCGGATGGTGATCCCGATCGGGCCGGTGGGGGATGTGCAGACGCTGTGGCTGGTCGAACGGCAGGGCGACGAGGTCACCATGCAGCGCCTGATGGATGTGCGCTTTGTACCTTTCACCCGCGAATAA
- a CDS encoding TIR domain-containing protein produces the protein MTGIFVSYSRSDKLLVDRLVDDLRKAGHDIWVDKQNIEPGEKWWEAIFRGIDKAGAVIVCLSPDALDSEWIRRELYVARGLGKFIIPVSVRACSEELAEQRDLAWLKDLQIIDLEPDYNRAVDDLSRALKTRPQQNAYRPLFAQSDSTEFCGYMETLVSRAKSFILIGTGLNILSRDPFARSCMERAAAGEMHLEIYLADPYSPDVEARLIEEEIGDIKPPVGQSGMLKRLDTLLNMWRALGEPETISINLFTHYPTFALMIVDSEYFVYPYGYACLGNFSPVFQFSADLEADRSVVAYLEAHYRRVRDGALPARDVARIRQNHRFELSALQPFAVYFIPPADSSLYAFGSRVLGYDVRAGQPVNSPWAASVGGAADFGFHLTISDALYFLNAQTIAHVKASIRFIVQGLHPFRLTDFEIRPFPNEQSLAICLNDPSGALEILHYEMIQRVYRRAIASNYSLGLAAPDRDRRSERANLLIKRYHAPYIMKSFNPHFTLLSGIPPQERERVRREVEIAFRDQVDDTAIMVEKLAFMTRPDPHQPWVIDEEIELQ, from the coding sequence ATGACCGGTATCTTCGTCTCATATTCCCGTTCAGATAAGCTGCTGGTGGACCGCCTGGTGGACGATCTGCGCAAAGCCGGTCATGACATCTGGGTGGACAAGCAAAACATCGAGCCAGGCGAGAAGTGGTGGGAAGCGATCTTCCGGGGCATTGATAAGGCCGGTGCGGTGATCGTCTGCCTGTCGCCGGACGCACTGGATAGCGAATGGATCCGGCGCGAGTTGTATGTGGCGCGCGGGCTGGGCAAGTTCATCATCCCCGTCAGCGTGCGCGCCTGCAGCGAGGAATTGGCCGAGCAGCGGGACCTGGCCTGGCTGAAGGACCTGCAGATCATCGATCTGGAGCCGGACTACAACCGCGCTGTGGACGATCTCTCCCGCGCCTTGAAGACGCGCCCTCAGCAGAACGCCTACCGTCCGCTCTTTGCCCAGAGCGATAGCACCGAATTTTGCGGCTATATGGAGACGCTGGTTAGCCGGGCGAAGTCGTTTATCCTGATCGGCACCGGCCTGAACATCCTTAGCCGCGATCCGTTCGCCCGGAGTTGTATGGAACGGGCCGCTGCGGGAGAGATGCACCTGGAAATTTACCTGGCCGATCCCTATAGCCCGGATGTGGAGGCCCGCCTGATCGAAGAGGAGATTGGTGATATCAAACCCCCCGTCGGGCAGTCGGGCATGCTCAAGCGCCTGGATACCCTGTTGAATATGTGGCGTGCCCTGGGCGAGCCGGAGACGATCAGCATCAACCTGTTTACCCACTATCCTACTTTTGCCCTGATGATCGTGGACAGCGAATACTTTGTCTACCCCTACGGTTATGCCTGCCTGGGCAACTTCAGCCCGGTCTTTCAGTTCTCGGCGGATCTGGAAGCCGACCGCAGCGTGGTGGCTTACCTGGAAGCTCACTATCGGCGTGTGCGGGATGGCGCGTTACCGGCCCGGGATGTCGCCCGGATCCGCCAGAATCACCGCTTTGAACTGAGTGCGCTGCAACCGTTCGCTGTCTATTTCATCCCGCCGGCTGACTCATCACTGTATGCGTTTGGCTCGCGCGTGCTGGGCTATGATGTACGCGCCGGGCAACCGGTCAACTCCCCCTGGGCGGCCAGTGTGGGTGGCGCGGCGGACTTTGGCTTCCACCTGACGATCAGCGATGCCCTGTACTTCCTCAACGCGCAGACCATTGCCCATGTCAAAGCCAGTATCCGCTTTATCGTGCAGGGCCTGCACCCCTTCCGCCTGACCGACTTCGAGATCAGGCCCTTCCCGAACGAGCAGAGCCTGGCGATTTGCCTGAACGATCCCAGTGGAGCGCTGGAAATCCTGCACTACGAGATGATCCAGCGCGTCTACCGGCGGGCGATTGCCTCCAACTACTCGCTGGGGCTGGCCGCACCGGATCGCGACCGCCGCTCCGAACGCGCCAATCTCCTGATTAAGCGCTATCATGCCCCCTACATCATGAAGAGCTTCAACCCGCACTTCACCCTGCTGAGCGGGATTCCGCCCCAGGAGCGGGAGCGCGTCCGCCGGGAGGTGGAGATCGCCTTCCGCGATCAGGTGGACGATACAGCGATCATGGTGGAAAAGCTGGCCTTTATGACCCGGCCTGATCCGCACCAGCCATGGGTCATCGACGAGGAGATCGAGCTACAATGA
- a CDS encoding methylated-DNA--[protein]-cysteine S-methyltransferase, whose amino-acid sequence MVIFDEQLAIGWTTWGPVGRVYVAAGPKGVAAVTMGPFDESEAATLVWGMFHIPTLIDERATSDAIRQLDEYFAGLRWTFDLPLDLRTDTPFQRMVLQYVQRIPAGQTMTYSQVAGALGDPERAIAVGQALAVNPLPILIPCHRVIGADGTLVGYSGFGGVETKAALLRHEGALLL is encoded by the coding sequence ATGGTGATTTTTGATGAGCAACTCGCGATTGGCTGGACTACCTGGGGACCCGTCGGGCGCGTGTATGTGGCGGCAGGGCCCAAGGGCGTCGCCGCGGTGACCATGGGACCATTCGACGAATCAGAAGCCGCCACCCTGGTCTGGGGCATGTTCCACATCCCGACCCTGATCGACGAGCGGGCCACGTCCGATGCCATCCGCCAGCTGGATGAATACTTCGCCGGCCTGCGCTGGACGTTCGACCTGCCGCTGGACCTGCGCACCGACACCCCCTTTCAGCGCATGGTGCTGCAGTACGTGCAGCGCATCCCTGCCGGGCAGACCATGACCTACAGTCAGGTCGCCGGGGCGCTGGGTGACCCGGAGCGGGCTATCGCTGTCGGGCAGGCCCTGGCCGTCAATCCCCTGCCGATCCTGATCCCGTGCCACCGGGTGATCGGCGCGGACGGCACGCTGGTCGGCTACAGCGGGTTCGGTGGCGTGGAGACCAAAGCGGCGTTGCTGCGTCACGAGGGCGCACTGCTGCTCTAG
- a CDS encoding formylglycine-generating enzyme family protein: MSLRKRTRDGSWQWLLVGAVLGLAFSAVICLGAYATGLISFTVGGPGTGGAEELPLPTVLVSEVAELPSATPTREPQVIIVTATPAGMTVIQPTPTPLDTAPEATATPTEEPAAAAIAAVGTPLMTPTATPPEGINPILANNRTETVLISGGDFQMGTNLTEVAAAVSECVNVYKGACDPSFAEDSFPPHRVIVDSFQMEKTEVTLGQYVAFLNTLGPGSHRNGCAGQPCAATRTESESSNIIFDGELYSTPDMLVSLPATHVTWYGAKAYCEAIGRRLPTEAEWERAARGSDSRVYPWGNQWSPELANTNRRDNTGQRTSSGPVPVGSFPSGASPYGVLDMAGNVAEWVSDWYQANYYSQPEASGLNPQGPVSGTTKVVRGGSWDTVPFFARTPHRQEYDPLTQALFIGFRCVSDETPIPAGGMGGAGLIPSPTGVIPPTRDPNITPSPLPSLPPGG, from the coding sequence ATGTCACTACGCAAACGAACCCGCGATGGCAGCTGGCAGTGGCTGCTCGTCGGGGCGGTGCTGGGCCTGGCGTTTTCCGCCGTGATCTGCCTGGGAGCCTATGCTACCGGCCTGATCAGCTTCACTGTTGGCGGTCCTGGCACAGGCGGGGCGGAGGAACTCCCCCTGCCGACGGTGCTGGTCAGCGAGGTAGCTGAACTGCCCAGCGCCACCCCAACCCGTGAGCCGCAGGTCATCATCGTCACAGCCACCCCCGCCGGGATGACCGTGATCCAGCCCACGCCGACCCCGCTGGACACGGCCCCGGAGGCCACCGCAACGCCCACCGAAGAACCAGCAGCGGCGGCGATTGCCGCGGTAGGCACGCCGCTGATGACGCCTACCGCCACCCCACCGGAGGGTATCAATCCCATCCTGGCCAACAACCGCACGGAAACCGTCCTGATCAGCGGCGGCGACTTCCAGATGGGCACTAACCTCACTGAGGTTGCCGCAGCGGTCTCTGAATGCGTCAACGTCTACAAAGGCGCCTGCGATCCATCCTTTGCCGAGGATTCCTTCCCGCCCCACCGGGTGATTGTGGACAGCTTCCAGATGGAAAAGACCGAGGTCACGCTGGGGCAGTACGTGGCCTTCCTCAACACCCTGGGGCCGGGCAGCCATCGCAATGGTTGCGCGGGCCAGCCATGCGCCGCCACCCGCACCGAATCGGAAAGCAGCAACATCATCTTTGACGGCGAGCTGTATTCTACCCCCGATATGCTGGTCAGCCTGCCGGCGACACACGTGACCTGGTACGGGGCCAAAGCCTACTGCGAGGCAATCGGGCGGCGGCTGCCAACCGAGGCGGAATGGGAGCGCGCCGCGCGCGGCTCCGATTCGCGCGTCTATCCCTGGGGCAACCAGTGGTCACCGGAACTGGCCAACACCAACCGCCGCGACAACACCGGCCAGCGCACTTCCAGCGGGCCGGTGCCGGTGGGGAGCTTCCCCAGCGGGGCCAGCCCTTACGGCGTGCTGGATATGGCCGGCAACGTGGCGGAGTGGGTCAGCGACTGGTACCAGGCTAACTATTACAGCCAGCCGGAAGCCAGCGGCCTGAACCCGCAGGGGCCGGTCAGCGGCACGACCAAGGTCGTGCGCGGCGGTTCGTGGGATACCGTGCCGTTCTTCGCCCGCACGCCGCACCGTCAGGAATACGACCCGCTGACCCAGGCGCTCTTCATCGGTTTCCGCTGCGTCAGCGATGAGACGCCCATCCCGGCGGGTGGGATGGGCGGCGCAGGGCTGATCCCCTCGCCGACAGGCGTGATCCCGCCCACCCGCGACCCGAATATCACGCCTTCGCCGCTGCCCAGCTTGCCACCCGGCGGCTAA
- a CDS encoding DDE-type integrase/transposase/recombinase: MGIEEAGHRADEIAEQLGKHRATIYRWLKGIRMRGIRGYVAYFKQAKKGRRVRKTPGYVVQRVLSIRREYRDCCGEKVVYVLAQEGIDLSRSTVYRILKRHLVLRKHHRQPEGAPVQRATGPRQVVQVDTVNLGEVYAYTAIDTFTREAAIVMRPSLQAADGRVALEQLMAVFGRVSLLQTDGGSEFKAECAEGMHRWADQHRIARAYKKNEQAFIEAFNGTLRREEFGALKFRGDELELAQQYADAFLDYYHHRRPHLSLDMLTPARFAESHLP, translated from the coding sequence ATGGGAATTGAAGAAGCCGGGCATAGGGCGGATGAGATTGCTGAGCAGCTGGGGAAGCATCGGGCGACGATCTATCGCTGGCTCAAAGGCATTCGGATGCGGGGCATTCGGGGCTATGTGGCCTATTTCAAGCAGGCGAAGAAAGGACGCCGAGTGCGCAAGACGCCGGGCTATGTGGTGCAGCGGGTATTGAGTATCCGGCGGGAGTATCGCGACTGCTGCGGGGAGAAGGTCGTGTACGTGCTGGCGCAGGAAGGCATTGACCTCAGCCGCAGCACGGTCTATCGCATTCTCAAGCGCCATCTGGTCTTACGCAAGCATCACCGCCAGCCCGAGGGTGCGCCGGTGCAGCGTGCCACCGGACCGCGCCAGGTGGTGCAGGTCGATACCGTCAACCTGGGGGAGGTGTACGCCTACACGGCGATTGACACCTTCACCCGCGAAGCGGCGATTGTCATGCGCCCCTCCTTACAGGCCGCCGATGGCCGGGTTGCCCTGGAGCAGTTGATGGCGGTATTCGGGCGCGTGTCCCTCCTGCAAACCGATGGCGGGTCAGAATTCAAAGCCGAGTGCGCTGAGGGCATGCATCGCTGGGCGGATCAGCATCGTATCGCGCGGGCTTACAAGAAGAACGAACAGGCTTTCATTGAAGCCTTCAACGGCACGCTGCGCCGTGAGGAGTTTGGCGCCCTCAAGTTCCGGGGCGATGAATTGGAGCTGGCCCAGCAGTACGCCGATGCTTTTCTCGACTACTATCACCACCGGCGCCCGCATCTCTCACTCGACATGCTCACGCCCGCTCGTTTCGCTGAGTCGCATTTGCCTTGA